The genome window CTGCAGCAGTACAAGGATATATCCGCATCCCCTGTCGACGAAGAAAAGATCGGCTATGGCTCGGTCGTGGTGGTGCTCGAGCTCAATTCCAACACCCGCTCCGAATACACCATCGTCCACCCCATTGAGGTCGACCCTTCCGAGGGCAAAATCTCCCTCGGCTCGCCGGTGGGCATGGCCCTGCAGAACCGCACCGTCGGCGAGGAGGTTGTCGTCACCGTTCCCGCCGGGGAAAAAAGGTTCTAT of Candidatus Aminicenantes bacterium contains these proteins:
- a CDS encoding GreA/GreB family elongation factor, whose protein sequence is MTDSIEQKKKSLMQEIGKLREEYQVELPKRIAEARSQGDLSENAEFDAARERQAFLKARIAQLSHLLQQYKDISASPVDEEKIGYGSVVVVLELNSNTRSEYTIVHPIEVDPSEGKISLGSPVGMALQNRTVGEEVVVTVPAGEKRFYIEKITTLRGTVFSA